A single Eleginops maclovinus isolate JMC-PN-2008 ecotype Puerto Natales chromosome 5, JC_Emac_rtc_rv5, whole genome shotgun sequence DNA region contains:
- the htt gene encoding huntingtin isoform X4, with translation MATMEKLMKAFESLKSFQQQQGPPTAEELVQRQKKEQATTKKDRVTHCLTICENIVAQSLRTSPEFQKLLGIAMEMFLLCSDDSESDVRMVADECLNKIIKALMDSNLPRLQLELYKEIKKNGASRSLRAALWRFAELAHLIRPQKCRPYLVNLLPCLSRITKRQEETVQETLAAAMPKIMSALGHFANDGEIKVLLKSFVANLKSSSPTIRRTAASSAVSVCQHSRRTSYFYTWLLNVLLGLLVPVDEEHPTHLILGVLLTLRYLMPLLQQQVNTSSLKGSFGVMRKEADVQPSPEQLLQVYELTLHYTQHWDHNVVTASLELLQQMFRTPPPELLHMLITAGSILHGTVFRQDAESRARSGSILELIGKMLSGEEEGLEDDAERTEVTFTASVVGADGSSAAQVDIITEQPRSSQHTLQPGESVDLSASSEQGGGGTSASDTPESPNDNEEEMLSRSSSGGANVTPETADYTTPETEAAPLGEGGPLLSTNDRSLPPSDSSQTTTEGPDSAVTPSDVAELVLDGSESQYSGMQIGTLQDEEEEGAAPSSQEEPHEPFIQSALALSKPHLFDGRGHNRQGSDSSVDRFIPKDEPAEPEPVNKPSRIKGPIGHYTDQGAEPLVHCVRLLAASFLLTGQKNGLTPDKEVRVSVKALAVSCIGAAAALHPEAFFNSLYLEPLDGTPVAEQQYISDMLGLADHGDPQIRGAIAILCAAIIQAALTKTRYNIHSWLASVQSATGNPLSLVDLLPLLQRTLKDESSVTCKMACSAVRHCLMTVCSSTLSELGLQLMIDLLALRDSSYWLVRTELLETLAEMDFRLVNFLERRTEHLHKGDHHYTGRLRLQDRVLNDVVIRLLGDDDPRVRHVAASAVSRLVSRLFYDCDQGQVDPVVAIARDQSSVYLQLLMHEAQPPSQFTVSTITRTYRGYNLSNNVSDVTIENNLSRVVTAVSHAFTSSTSKAMTFGCCEALCLLATHFPVCTWCTGWHCGYVSSSSSFSSRSSLNRSRGRALSVSQTGSAPASSAPSSSDTERRTLTVGMANMVLSLLSSAWFPLDLASHQDALLLSGNLLAAVAPKCMRNPWAGEEEGSGGSTNTSGGPNKMEEPWAGLSERSLVAMVEQLFSHILKILNICAHVLDDTPPGPAVKATLPSLSNTPSLSPIRRKGKEKDAVEPSAVPMSPKKSVDINTGRPADGTGSTAVNKSTTLGNFYHLPTYLKLYDVLKATHANYKVTLDLHTSQEKFGGFLRSALDVLSQLLELTTLHDISKCVEEILSYLKSCFSREPTMATVCVQQLLKTLFGTNLASQCESVLSGPSRSQGKALRLGSSSLRPGLYHYCFMAPYTHFTQALADASLRNMVQAEQEQDTSGWFDVMQKASNQLRSNIANATRQRGDKNAIHNHIRLFEPLVIKALKQYTTSTSVALQRQVLDLLAQLVQLRVNYCLLDSDQVFIGFVLKQFEYIEVGQFRDSEAIIPNIFFFLVLLSYERYHSKQIISIPKIIQLCDGIMASGRKAVTHAIPALQPIVHDLFVLRGSNKADAGKELETQKEVVVSMLLRLVQHHQVLEMFILVLQQCHKENEDKWKRLSRQIADVILPMIAKQQMHLDSPEALGVLNTLFETVAPSSLRPVDMLLKSMFTTPVTMASVGTVQLWVSGILAVLRVLVSQSTEDIVLSRVHELSLTPHLLSCHTIRRLHQQSPSPSEPPADALCSQDGEAQKALPEETFARFLLQLVGVLLDDISSRQVKVDITEQQHTFYCQQLGTLLMCLIHVFKSGMFRRITAAASRLLKGEGGGVQPGAEAGLFYPLESLNSMVQCMITTHPSLVLLWCQVLLIIDYTNYSWWAEVHQTPRRQSLSCTKLLSPHSSGEGEDKPETRLAMVNREIVQRGALILFCDYVCQNLHDSEHLTWLIVNHVQDLINLSHEPPVQDFISAVHRNSAASGLFIQAIQSRCDNLCAPTMLKKTLQCLEGIHLSQSGSLLMLYVDKLLSTPFRVLARMVDTLACRRVEMLLAETLQNSKAQVPVEELNRIQEYLQTSGLAQRHQRFYSLLDRFRATVADTSSPTPPVTSHPLDGDPPPAPELVNADKEWYVALVKSQCCLRGDVSLLETTELLTKLPPADLLNSMSCKEFNLSLLCPCLSMGMQRLARGQGSLLLETALQVTLERLAGVTESLPVPHQSFLPPAQPQPYWKQLADVYDEPGFYPRVLSLCRALSQYLLSVSQLPSSLHIPADKEHLITSFTCTAAEVVAWRLLQNQLPLSVDLQWALSCLCLALQQPCVWNKLSTAEYATHTCSLIYCLRLIIVAVAVSPGDQLLHPEKKKTRAEKDAEGDEVDSAQVDHICEWQACEIMAELVEGLQSILALGHHRNSAFPAFLTPTLRNIVISLSRLPLVNSYTRVPPLVWKLGWSPQPGGEYGTTLPEIPVDFLQEKDVFREFLYRINTLGWSSRTQFEETWATLLGVLVTQPITMDQEEETQQEEDLERTQLNVLAVQAITSLVLSAMTLPTAGNPAVSCLEQQPRNKSLKALETRFGRKLAVIRGEVEREIQALVSKRDNVHTHHPYHAWDPVPSLSAASAGTLISHEKLLLQINTEREMGNMDYKLGQVSIHSVWLGNNITPLREEEWGEDEEDEADTPAPTSPPTSPINSRKHRAGVDIHSCSQFLLELYSQWLIPGSPSNRRTPTILVSEVVRSLLAVSDLFTERNQFDMMFSTLMELQKLHPPEDEILNQYLVPAICKAAAVLGMDKAIAEPVCRLLETTLRSTHLPSRMGALHGVLYVLECDLLDDTAKQLIPTISEYLLSNLRAIAHCVNLHNQQHVLVMCAVAFYMMENYPLDVGAEFMAGIIQVCGVMVSASEDSTPSVIYHCVLRGLERLLLSEQLSRVDGEALVKLSVDRVNMPSPHRAMAALGLMLTCMYTGKEKASPASRPAHSDPQAPDSESIIVAMERVSVLFDRIRKGLPSEARVVARILPQFLDDFFPPQDVMNKVIGEFLSNQQPYPQFMATVVYKVFQTLHATGQSSMVRDWVLLSLSNFTQRTPVAMAMWSLSCFFVSASTSQWISALLPHVISRMGSSEVVDVNLFCLVAMDFYRHQIDEELDRRAFQSVFETVASPGSPYHQLLGCLQSIHQDTSL, from the exons ATGGCCACCATGGAGAAATTGATGAAGGCCTTTGAGTCTTTGAAGTcattccagcagcagcagggaccACCAACCGCAGAGGAGCTTGTCCAGAGGCA GAAAAAAGAACAGGCTACTACGAAGAAGGACAGGGTCACCCACTGTCTGACAATATGTGAAAACATCGTGGCTCAGTCTCTGAG AACGTCTCCAGAGTTTCAGAAACTGCTGGGCATCGCTATGGAGATGTTCCTGCTCTGCAGTGATGACAGCGAATCAGATGTCCGGATGGTAGCCGACGAGTGCTTGAACAAAATCATTAAA GCGCTGATGGACTCCAACCTGCCTAGACTGCAGCTGGAACtgtacaaagaaattaaaaag aaTGGTGCCTCTCGGAGTCTGAGGGCGGCTCTGTGGAGGTTTGCCGAGCTCGCTCACCTCATCAGACCACAGAAATGCAG ACCCTACCTGGTGAACCTGTTGCCATGCCTCTCTCGAATTACCAAGCGGCAGGAGGAGACGGTGCAGGAGACTCTGGCTGCTGCAATGCCTAAGATCATGTCTGCCTTGGGGCACTTCGCCAATGACGGCGAGATCAAG GTGTTGCTGAAGTCATTTGTGGCCAACCTGAAGTCCAGCTCCCCCACCATCAGGCGCACAGCAGCCAGCTCCGCTGTCTCCGTGTGCCAACACTCCAGACGCACCAGCTACTTCTACACTTGGCTCCTTAATGTTCTGCTGG GTCTGCTGGTTCCTGTGGATGAGGAGCACCCCACCCACCTAATTCTGGGGGTGCTGTTGACCCTTCGCTACCTgatgcctctgctgcagcagcaggttaACACATCCAGCCTCAAAGGAAGCTTCGGAGTCATGAGGAAGGAGGCTGACGTCCAGCCCTCACCTGAGCAGCTCCTTCAG GTGTACGAGCTGACTTTACACTACACGCAGCACTGGGATCACAATGTGGTCACAGCATCTCTGGAGCTCCTGCAGCAGATGTTCAGGACCCCCCCGCCAGAGCTCCTGCACATGCTCATCACGGCGGGCAGCATCCTGCATGGCACCGTGTTCCGGCAGGACGCCGAGAGCCGCGCTCGCTCCGGCAGCATCCTCGAGCTCATTG GTAAAATGCTCTctggagaggaggaaggttTGGAGGATGACGCTGAAAGAACAGAGGTCACATTCACAG CGTCAGTCGTCGGTGCAGACGGCTCCTCTGCGGCCCAGGTGGACATCATCACCGAGCAGCCGCGCTCCTCCCAGCATACCCTGCAGCCCGGCGAGTCTGTGGACCTCAGTGCCTCCTCGGAGCAGGGCGGAGGCGGGACTTCGGCTTCAGACACTCCAGAGTCACCCAACGACAACGAGGAGGAAATGCTGAGTCGCAGCTCCAGCGGTGGGGCCAACGTTACTCCGGAAACGGCCGACTACACCACACCAGAGACCGAGGCAGCGCCCTTAGGAGAAGGCGGGCCTTTGCTCAGCACCAACGACCGCTCACTTCCACCCAGCGACTCCTCGCAGACCACCACGGAGGGGCCCGACTCAGCCGTCACCCCTTCGGACGTAGCAGAACTG gtGCTGGACGGCAGTGAGAGCCAGTACTCCGGGATGCAAATCGGGACATtgcaggatgaagaggaggaaggagcagCCCCTTCGTCCCAGGAAGAGCCCCACGAGCCCTTCATACAGTCAGCACTGG CTCTGAGCAAACCTCATCTCTTCGATGGCCGAGGCCACAACCGGCAGGGTTCGGACAGCAGCGTGGACCGCTTCATACCGAAGGACGAGCCTGCCGAACCCGAACCTGTCAACAAG CCATCACGGATAAAGGGGCCAATCGGACATTATACAGACCAGGGGGCGGAGCCACTGGTGCACTGTGTTCGGCTTCTTGCTGCTTCCTTCCTACTGACAGGACAGAAAAATG GTCTGACCCCCGATAAGGAGGTGCGAGTGAGCGTGAAGGCTCTGGCGGTCAGCTGCATCGGGGCGGCGGCAGCGCTCCACCCTGAAGCCTTCTTTAATTCCCTCTACCTGGAGCCGCTGGACGGCACTCCAGTAGCAG AACAACAGTATATCAGTGACATGCTGGGCCTGGCTGACCACGGGGACCCCCAGATCAGAGGGGCCATAGCCATCCTCTGCGCAGCCATCATACAAGCCGCACTCACCAAAACACGCTACAACATACACAGCTGGCTGGCCAGTGTGCAGAGTGCAACAG GTAACCCTCTGTCCCTGGTGGATTTGTTGCCTTTGCTCCAGAGAACTCTGAAAGATGAATCCTCCGTCACCTGCAAGATGGCCTGCTCTGCAGTGAGG cactGCCTCATGACGGTGTGCAGCAGTACCCTGAGTGAGCTGGGCCTTCAGTTGATGATAGACCTTCTCGCTCTGAGGGACTCTTCCTATTGGCTCGTTCGCACTGAGCTTTTGGAGACTCTGGCAGAGATGGACTTTCG GTTAGTGAATTTCCTGGAGAGGAGAACAGAACATTTGCACAAAGGGGATCATCACTACACTGGG CGGCTGCGGCTGCAGGACCGAGTCCTGAACGATGTGGTCATCCGACTGTTGGGGGATGACGACCCCAGAGTCCGACACGTGGCAGCATCAGCTGTCAGCAG ACTGGTTTCCAGGTTGTTCTACGACTGCGACCAGGGTCAAGTGGACCCAGTAGTGGCGATTGCTCGCGACCAGAGTTCAGTCTACCTGCAGCTGCTGATGCACGAGGCCCAGCCCCCCTCCCAGTTCACAGTTAGTACCATCACAAG GACGTACAGAGGCTACAACTTGTCCAACAACGTGTCTGATGTCACAATCGAGAACAATTTGTCCAGAGTCGTCACCGCCGTCTCCCACGCTTTCACCTCCTCTACCTCCAAAGCCATGACT TTTGGCTGCTGTGAGGCCTTATGCCTCCTGGCTACACATTTCCCAGTGTGCACTTGGTGTACAGGCTGGCACTGCGGCTATgtgagctccagcagcagcttctcttCCCGCTCTAGTCTGAACCGCAGCAGGGGCCGGGCCCTCAG TGTATCACAGACCGGCAGTGCTCCGGCCTCTTCAGCCCCCTCCTCGTCTGACACTGAGCGCAGGACTCTGACAGTAGGCATGGCCAACATGGTGCTCTCCTTACTCTCCTCTGCCTGGTTTCCACTGGATCTGGCCTCACACCAAGATGCACTTCTGCTGTCTGGCAATCTGCTTGCTG CTGTGGCTCCTAAATGCATGCGTAACCCCTGggctggagaggaggaaggcagCGGTGGTAGCACCAACACCAGTGGAGGCCCCAATAAGATGGAGGAGCCCTGGGCAGGGCTGTCGGAGCGCTCCCTGGTGGCCATGGTGGAGCAGCTCTTCTCTCACATACTGAAGATCCTCAACATCTGCGCCCACGTGCTGGACGACACACCGCCCGGACCTGCTGTTAAA gCCACCCTCCCCTCCCTGAGCAACACCCCCTCCCTCAGTCCCATCAGGAGGAAAGGCAAGGAGAAGGATGCCGTGGAGCCCAGTGCTGTCCCCATGAGCCCAAAGAAGAGCGTTGACATCAACACAg GCAGGCCAGCAGACGGCACTGGGTCCACCGCTGTGAACAAATCTACCACCCTCGGCAACTTCTACCACCTGCCTACCTACCTCAAGCTCTACGACGTCCTCAAAGCCACGCACGCCAACTACAAG GTGACGCTGGACCTCCACACTAGCCAGGAGAAGTTCGGAGGATTTCTGCGTTCAGCTCTAGATGTTCTCTCTCAGCTCCTGGAGCTCACCACACTGCATGACATCAGCAAG TGTGTGGAGGAAATCTTGAGCTACCTGAAGTCCTGCTTCTCCAGAGAACCCACCATGGCAACAGTTTGTGTACAACAG CTGTTGAAGACCCTGTTTGGCACCAACCTGGCCTCTCAGTGCGAGAGCGTCCTGAGCGGACCCAGCCGCTCCCAGGGCAAGGCTCTGCGCCTCGGCTCCTCCAGCCTGCGCCCAGGCCTCTACCACTACTGCTTCATGGCGCCGTACACGCACTTCACCCAGGCTTTAGCTGATGCCAGCCTACGCAACATGGTGCAGGCTGAACAGGAGCAGGACACCTCTGG GTGGTTTGATGTGATGCAAAAAGCTTCGAACCAGCTGCGGTCCAACATTGCAAACGCGACACGCCAAAGAGGAGACAAG AACGCCATCCACAACCACATCCGTCTGTTTGAGCCGCTGGTGATCAAAGCTCTGAAGCAGTACACCACCAGCACCTCGGTGGCGCTGCAGAGACAGGTCCTGGACCTGCTCGCACAACTGgtgcagctcagagttaactACTGCCTGCTGGACTCTGATCAG GTGTTCATAGGGTTTGTCCTGAAGCAGTTTGAGTACATTGAAGTGGGACAGTTCAG AGATTCTGAAGCCATCATCCCCAACATCTTTTTCTTCCTGGTGCTGCTTTCATACGAGCGTTACCACTCCAAGCAGATAATCAGCATCCCCAAGATCATCCAGCTGTGTGACGGCATCATGGCCAGCGGCAGGAAAGCTGTCACACATG CCATCCCAGCCCTGCAGCCAATAGTCCACGACCTGTTTGTGTTGAGGGGCTCCAACAAAGCAGACGCAGGCAAAGAGTTGGAGACACAGAAAGAGGTGGTGGTGTCCATGCTGCTCAGACTGGTGCAGCACCATCAG GTGTTGGAGATGTTCATCCTCGTGCTGCAGCAGTGTCACAAAGAGAATGAGGACAAATGGAAGAGATTGTCGAGGCAGATCGCTGACGTCATCCTTCCCATGATTGCTAAGCAGCAG ATGCACCTGGACTCCCCGGAGGCATTGGGGGTGTTGAACACTCTCTTTGAGACGGTGGCGCCCTCCTCTCTCCGACCTGTGGACATGCTGCTCAAGAGTATGTTCACCACCCCGGTTACCATG GCTTCCGTAGGTACGGTGCAGCTGTGGGTGTCCGGGATCCTGGCGGTGCTCCGGGTGCTCGTCTCCCAGTCTACTGAGGACATCGTCCTGTCCCGGGTCCACGAGCTCTCCCTCAcacctcatctcctctcctgccACACGATCCGTCGCCTGCATCAGCAGAGCCCCTCCCCGAGCGAGCCCCCTGCCGACGCACTCTGCAGTCAGGACGGTGAGGCACAGAAAGCCCTGCCTGAGGAAACCTTCGCCAG gttcctgctgcagctggtaGGGGTGTTGCTGGATGACATTTCCTCCAGACAGGTTAAGGTGGacatcacagagcagcagcacacCTTCTACTGCCAGCAGCTGGGCACCCTGCTCATGTGTCTCATACACGTCTTCAAAAGTG GAATGTTCCGCAGAATCACCGCTGCAGCCAGCCGCCTCCTGAAGGGTGAGGGTGGAGGTGTGCAGCCTGGCGCAGAGGCTGGCCTTTTTTACCCACTAGAGTCTCTGAACAGCATGGTGCAGTGCATGATCACCACCCACCCCTCCCTGGTGCTGCTGTGGTGCCAGGTCCTCCTCATCATCGACTACACCAACTACTCATGGTGGGCGGAGGTGCACCAGACACCCAG gagACAAAGCCTCTCGTGCACAAAGCTGCTGAGTCCTCACTCTTCAGGGGAAGGAGAAGACAAGCCTGAGACCCGGTTAGCTATGGTCAACCGGGAGATCGTTCAAAGGGGAGCGCTCATCCTCTTCTGTGACTACGTG TGTCAGAACCTCCATGACTCGGAGCATCTGACCTGGTTGATCGTCAACCACGTGCAAGACCTCATCAACCTTTCCCATGAGCCTCCAGTTCAGGACTTCATCAGCGCCGTGCACCGCAACTCAGCTGCCAGCGGCCTCTTCATCCAGGCCATCCAGTCCCGCTGTGACAACCTCTGTGCT CCTACCATGTTGAAGAAGACTTTGCAGTGTCTGGAAGGCATCCACCTGAGTCAGTCCGGCTCCCTGCTGATGCTGTACGTGGACAAGCTGCTCAGTACGCCCTTCAGGGTTCTGGCCCGCATGGTGGACACACTGGCGTGTCGCAGGGTGGAGATGCTGCTGGCTGAGACACTACAG AACAGTAAAGCTCAGGTGCCTGTGGAGGAGCTCAACAGGATCCAGGAATACCTACAGACCAGCGGCCTGGCTCAGAG GCATCAGAGGTTCTACTCCCTGCTGGACAGGTTCAGAGCCACTGTTGCCGACACCAGCAGCCCCACACCTCCTGTGACGTCTCACCCTCTGGACGGAGACCCGCCTCCTGCCCCAGAGCTGGTTAATGCAGATAAG GAGTGGTACGTGGCTCTAGTGAAGTCCCAGTGTTGTCTCCGTGGAGATGTTTCCCTGTTGGAGACGACAGAACTCCTCACCAAGCTACCTCCCGCTGACCTCTTAAACAGCATGAGCTGCAAG GAGTTCAACCTTAGCCTGCTGTGTCCATGCCTGAGTATGGGGATGCAGCGGTTGGCCCGGGGTCAGGGGTCGCTCTTGTTAGAGACAGCCTTGCAGGTGACCTTAGAGCGGCTTGCAGGGGTAACTGAGTCACTTCCTGTACCGCACCAGTCCTTCCTGCCGCCAGCACAGCCACAGCCCTACTGGAAACAACTAGCTGATGTGTATG atGAGCCAGGTTTCTACCCCAGGGTTCTGTCGCTGTGCAGAGCGCTGTCCCAGTACCTGCTGAGTGTGAGCCAGCTGCCGTCCTCACTACACATCCCCGCAGACAAGGAACACCTCATCACCTCTTTCACCTGCACCGCTGCCGAG GTGGTGGCGTGGCGTCTCCTCCAGAACCAGCTGCCCCTCAGTGTGGACCTGCAGTGGGCTCTGTCCTGCCTGTGCCTGGCCCTGCAGCAGCCCTGCGTCTGGAACAAACTCTCCACCGCGGAGTACGCCACGCACACCTGCTCCCTCATCTACTGCCTCCGCCTCATCATCGTTGCAG TTGCTGTGAGTCCTGGTGACCAGCTTCTGCATccggagaagaagaagacgagggCGGAAAAAGACGCCGAAGGAGACGAGGTAGACTCGGCACAAGTTGACC ACATTTGTGAGTGGCAGGCATGCGAAATCATGGCGGAGCTGGTGGAAGGCCTGCAGAGCATCCTGGCCCTGGGTCACCATAGAAACAGTGCATTCCCCGCTTTCCTCACACCAACCTTGCGCAACATTGTCATCAGTCTGTCCCGGCTGCCTCTGGTCAACAGCTACACCAGAGTACCTCCACTG GTTTGGAAACTGGGCTGGTCCCCTCAGCCAGGAGGAGAGTACGGTACCACGCTGCCTGAGATCCCTGTGGACTTCCTGCAGGAAAAGGATGTCTTCAGAGAGTTCCTCTACCGCATCAACACACTGG GCTGGAGCAGCAGAACTCAGTTTGAAGAGACCTGGGCCACACTACTGGGGGTGCTGGTCACCCAACCCATCACTATggaccaggaggaggagactcAGCAGGag GAGGACTTGGAGCGTACCCAGTTGAATGTGTTAGCAGTGCAGGCCATCACCAGCCTGGTGCTGAGTGCCATGACCCTGCCCACTGCTGGCAACCCTGCAGTCAGCTGTCTGGAACAGCAACCCCGCAACAAGAGCCTCAAAGCCCTGGAAACACG GTTTGGAAGGAAACTGGCAGTGATCCGAGGCgaggtggagagagagattCAGGCCCTTGTGTCGAAGAGAGACAACGTCCACACACACCACCCGTACCACGCCTGGGACCCTGTGCCCTCGCTGTCGGCAGCCTCTGCCG gcACACTGATCAGCCATGAGAAGCTGCTGCTTCAGAtcaacacagagagggagatgggAAATATGGACTACAAACTAGGACAG GTCTCTATCCACTCAGTGTGGCTAGGTAACAACATCACCCCACTGAGAGAGGAAGAATGgggggaggatgaagaagatgaagcagACACTCCAGCCCCCACCTCCCCGCCCACATCTCCTATCAACTCCAG GAAGCACCGTGCAGGGGTGGACATTCATTCATGTTCCCAGTTCCTCCTGGAGCTCTACAGTCAGTGGCTGATCCCTGGCTCCCCGAGTAACAGGAGGACCCCAACCATCCTCGTCAGTGAGGTGGTCCGATCG CTGCTGGCGGTGTCGGACCTGTTCACAGAGAGGAACCAGTTCGACATGATGTTCTCCACCctgatggagctgcagaagCTCCACCCCCCAGAGGATGAGATCCTCAACCAATACCTGGTGCCTGCCATCTGCAAGGCTGCTGCCGTACTGGGAATG GACAAAGCAATAGCGGAGCCCGTGTGCCGCCTGTTGGAGACGACCCTGCGCAGCACCCACCTGCCCAGCCGCATGGGGGCTCTGCATGGAGTGCTGTACGTGTTGGAGTGTGACCTGCTGGACGACACGGCCAAACAGCTCATCCCCACCATCTCCGAGTACCTGCTGTCCAACCTGCGGGCCATCGCTCA ctgtgtgaACCTGCACAACCAGCAGCATGTGTTGGTGATGTGCGCCGTGGCCTTCTACATGATGGAGAACTACCCTCTGGATGTGGGGGCGGAGTTTATGGCTGGCATTATACAG GTGTGTGGTGTGATGGTGTCTGCCAGCGAGGACTCCACCCCCTCCGTCATCTACCACTGTGTGCTGCGGGGTCTGGAGCGCCTGCTGCTGTCGGAGCAGCTGTCCCGCGTGGACGGAGAAGCGCTGGTCAAACTCAGCGTGGACCGAGTCAACATGCCTTCCCCACACAGAGCCATGGCCGCCCTGGGCCTCATGCTCACCTGCATGTACACCG GCAAGGAGAAAGCCAGCCCTGCCAGTCGCCCCGCCCACTCTGACCCTCAAGCCCCGGACAGCGAGTCAATCATTGTTGCCATGGAGAGGGTCTCTGTGCTGTttgacag GATTCGGAAAGGTTTACCCAGCGAGGCTCGGGTCGTGGCCAGGATCCTTCCCCAGTTTCTGGACGATTTCTTCCCCCCACAGGACGTCATGAACAAGGTTATCGGCGAGTTCCTGTCCAATCAGCAACCTTACCCACAATTCATGGCCACTGTCGTCTACAAG GTGTTCCAAACCCTCCACGCCACAGGACAGTCCTCTATGGTGCGAGACTGGGTGCTGCTGTCCCTGTCTAACTTCACCCAGAGGACTCCGGTGGCCATGGCCATGTGGAGCCTCTCCTGTTTCTTTGTCTCGGCCTCCACCTCCCAGTGGATCTCTGCCCT ACTGCCACATGTGATCAGCCGTATGGGCTCCAGCGAGGTGGTGGACGTCAACCTGTTCTGCCTGGTGGCCATGGACTTCTACCGGCACCAGATCGACGAGGAGCTCGACCGCAGGGCTTTCCAGTCCGTCTTCGAGACCGTGGCGTCGCCAGGGAGCCCCTACCACCAGCTGCTGGGCTGCCTGCAGTCCATCCACCAGGACACGTCcctctga